One Candidatus Paceibacterota bacterium DNA segment encodes these proteins:
- a CDS encoding class I tRNA ligase family protein, with translation MHIKVVADKGVDMTFGTGALGVTPAHSMADWDIADKNDLPRPQVINEYAKMSVEGALKDKKTTEARELIATWLAEQGLLQKVEDIKQNVSIARAHGRHY, from the coding sequence ATTCACATAAAGGTGGTCGCGGATAAGGGCGTGGACATGACTTTTGGCACTGGCGCGCTTGGCGTCACCCCAGCGCACAGCATGGCCGACTGGGACATCGCCGATAAAAATGACCTCCCGCGCCCACAGGTTATTAATGAATACGCAAAGATGAGCGTTGAGGGTGCGCTCAAAGACAAGAAAACAACGGAGGCGCGCGAGCTTATCGCAACGTGGCTTGCGGAGCAGGGCCTTTTGCAAAAAGTAGAAGACATAAAACAAAATGTATCGATTGCCCGAGCGCACGGGCGGCATTATTGA
- a CDS encoding 50S ribosomal protein L35 yields the protein MARHSKTSKPRNSKTNRSLKKRVKITGRKKILKRPPHQNHFNAKESGERARNKKGQLHAPKEVLKKARALLANEF from the coding sequence ATGGCTCGACACAGCAAAACAAGCAAACCGCGCAACAGCAAGACTAACCGCTCGCTCAAAAAGCGCGTTAAGATCACGGGTCGCAAGAAGATTCTCAAGCGCCCACCACACCAGAACCACTTCAACGCGAAGGAGTCTGGCGAGCGTGCCCGCAACAAGAAGGGACAGTTGCACGCGCCAAAAGAAGTGCTCAAAAAGGCACGCGCACTGCTCGCAAACGAGTTTTAA
- a CDS encoding Hsp20/alpha crystallin family protein, translating to MNDYHAELAISKTRAPAEPEGQLTIDVFQNEDNIVIQSTIAGVAPENLDISITDDMVTIRGTRTPEQRVRPTDYYYQELFWGPFSRSIILPVDIDPDSAKASMKNGILTITLPKLEKVKTRKIRVIE from the coding sequence ATGAACGACTACCACGCAGAACTTGCCATCTCTAAAACACGAGCGCCAGCAGAGCCTGAGGGCCAGCTCACCATCGACGTCTTCCAGAATGAAGACAATATTGTCATACAATCAACGATTGCCGGTGTCGCTCCCGAGAATCTCGACATTTCCATTACCGATGACATGGTTACTATTCGTGGTACGCGCACACCAGAGCAGCGTGTACGCCCCACGGACTACTACTACCAAGAGCTCTTCTGGGGCCCCTTTTCACGCTCTATTATTCTCCCCGTAGACATCGATCCCGATAGCGCGAAAGCCTCAATGAAGAATGGCATCCTCACCATTACATTACCGAAACTTGAGAAAGTAAAAACCCGCAAGATACGGGTGATTGAATAG
- a CDS encoding class I tRNA ligase family protein has translation MYRLPERTGGIIEPLPKLQWFIDVDKPFTIPHSQITGISSGSETTLKEIMRVAVTSGDVHMPQENFRKAYMHWIDNLHDWCISRQIWFGHRIPIWYRGEEIFCGVSAPSGDGWEQDPDVLDTWFSSALWTFSTLGWPNASQDLKTFHPTSLMSPAYEILFLWVSRMILMSGFHLGQAPFQSVLIHGLVRDSKGRKFSKSLDNGVDPLDIIGKYGADALRMGLLVGTAIGNDLKFDESKVKGYRNFANKLWNIARFVLMNAPDQTIAEAPSLTSEDAQALAELATLTKDITKDMEELRLYLAAEKTYHYIWHTFADILVERAKPHLTGTDPTAKASAQWLMQEVLATSLILLHPFMPFVTEAIWHEVFPNKGLLMIEPWPLS, from the coding sequence ATGTATCGATTGCCCGAGCGCACGGGCGGCATTATTGAGCCACTTCCCAAATTGCAGTGGTTTATTGATGTCGACAAGCCATTCACCATCCCCCATTCACAGATCACCGGCATCTCCAGCGGCTCAGAAACAACTCTGAAAGAGATTATGCGCGTTGCCGTCACCAGTGGCGACGTACACATGCCTCAAGAGAACTTCCGCAAGGCATACATGCACTGGATTGATAATCTGCACGACTGGTGCATTAGCAGACAGATTTGGTTTGGGCACCGTATTCCTATTTGGTATCGCGGCGAAGAAATCTTTTGCGGCGTGAGCGCACCCAGTGGCGACGGATGGGAACAAGATCCCGATGTGCTCGACACGTGGTTCTCCTCGGCGTTGTGGACGTTCTCTACGCTTGGGTGGCCGAACGCGTCGCAAGACCTGAAGACTTTCCATCCCACCTCTCTCATGTCTCCTGCGTATGAGATCCTCTTCTTATGGGTTTCTCGCATGATCCTCATGAGCGGATTTCACCTCGGTCAAGCTCCTTTTCAATCCGTGCTCATCCATGGCCTTGTGCGCGATTCAAAGGGAAGAAAGTTTAGTAAGTCCCTTGATAATGGCGTCGACCCGCTCGATATTATCGGGAAATATGGCGCAGATGCACTGCGCATGGGCCTGTTGGTAGGAACGGCTATTGGTAATGATTTGAAATTTGATGAAAGTAAAGTAAAAGGCTATCGCAACTTTGCAAACAAACTCTGGAACATCGCCCGCTTTGTACTCATGAATGCGCCAGACCAAACAATAGCTGAAGCACCCAGTCTTACCAGTGAGGACGCGCAGGCGCTTGCCGAACTCGCCACCCTTACGAAAGACATCACCAAAGATATGGAAGAGCTGCGCCTCTATCTCGCAGCTGAAAAGACGTATCACTACATCTGGCACACCTTTGCGGACATTCTTGTAGAGCGCGCGAAGCCACACCTCACCGGAACCGACCCGACAGCAAAAGCATCCGCGCAGTGGCTCATGCAAGAAGTGCTCGCAACGTCTCTCATACTACTCCACCCATTCATGCCGTTTGTGACAGAGGCAATTTGGCATGAAGTATTCCCAAACAAAGGGCTTCTCATGATTGAGCCGTGGCCTTTGTCCTAG
- a CDS encoding class I tRNA ligase family protein, translating to MLHIGHAYEDALQDAIIRYQRMRGKRALWVPGTDSAAMATQPKVEKIIQKEEGKNRHEIGREELRASRCRICKGKRKHHSLAGKKNGGITRLVPLCLHHG from the coding sequence GTGCTCCACATTGGACACGCATATGAGGACGCACTCCAGGACGCCATTATTCGCTACCAGCGCATGCGCGGCAAGCGCGCGCTGTGGGTGCCTGGCACCGATTCTGCGGCCATGGCAACGCAGCCAAAAGTAGAGAAGATCATCCAAAAGGAGGAGGGAAAGAACCGCCATGAGATCGGCCGCGAAGAGCTTCGTGCGTCGCGTTGCCGCATTTGCAAAGGCAAGCGAAAACACCATTCTCTCGCAGGTAAGAAAAATGGGGGCATCACTCGACTGGTCCCGCTATGCCTACACCATGGATGA
- a CDS encoding pilin: MNKRNIKILAGALLALAVFSPALVLAAEINIPTPPVQSTTTLDLTKLEDLLKQIANFILTIGLILAVIYIGIGGIKWIMSADDKGAGAAKEQIWNGIKGAAVILAIGLILNTLASLISRGSLR, translated from the coding sequence ATGAATAAACGTAATATAAAAATTCTAGCTGGAGCACTCTTGGCACTTGCTGTCTTCTCTCCTGCCTTGGTACTCGCTGCAGAGATCAACATCCCCACCCCTCCAGTTCAGTCAACAACGACTCTGGACCTTACCAAACTTGAGGACCTCTTGAAGCAGATCGCGAACTTCATTCTCACGATTGGTTTGATTTTGGCCGTTATCTACATCGGTATCGGTGGCATTAAATGGATCATGTCCGCTGATGACAAGGGTGCCGGTGCTGCAAAAGAGCAGATCTGGAACGGTATCAAGGGCGCAGCGGTTATCTTGGCAATTGGTCTTATCTTGAACACGTTGGCAAGCCTCATCTCTCGAGGCTCGCTCCGTTAG
- the rplT gene encoding 50S ribosomal protein L20, whose product MTRVKRGVQQHKRRERILKQTKGFMWTRKTKIRQAKEALLHAWSHAFADRKKKKRTSRRLWQIQLNAAAREQGISYSKLIAQLKTAQIALDRKVLADIAQNHPEVFSKVLATK is encoded by the coding sequence ATGACACGCGTAAAACGAGGAGTACAACAGCATAAGCGTCGCGAGCGAATCCTGAAGCAGACCAAGGGCTTCATGTGGACCCGCAAGACAAAGATCCGCCAAGCAAAAGAGGCGCTCTTGCACGCATGGTCCCATGCCTTTGCAGACCGCAAGAAAAAGAAGCGCACCTCTCGCCGCCTGTGGCAGATTCAACTCAATGCCGCGGCACGCGAACAGGGCATCTCCTACTCAAAGTTGATCGCCCAACTCAAGACCGCGCAGATCGCCCTGGACCGCAAAGTCCTCGCCGACATCGCCCAGAACCACCCCGAAGTATTCAGCAAGGTTCTCGCAACGAAGTAA
- a CDS encoding 3'-5' exonuclease, whose amino-acid sequence MSTLSHPIAITDIETSGLDARIHEILELAVIVVDPHTLEPLTTYSTKIRPTRIERGAKKALEVCGYAPASWRYAVNLRTAMENYAEACKGAIFAGHNVFFTWSFIAEAFQQSGIEDPTDYHRLDLFSVAWAHQNILNRPRATMRLEDIAKALDIDPEPKPHRAMQGAKLQLAILQKLMRP is encoded by the coding sequence ATGAGTACGCTCTCTCACCCCATCGCCATCACTGATATTGAGACATCGGGCCTGGACGCACGCATCCATGAGATCTTAGAGCTTGCGGTCATTGTGGTTGACCCGCACACGCTGGAGCCGCTCACCACATACAGCACGAAGATTCGCCCCACGCGGATCGAACGCGGCGCTAAAAAGGCGCTTGAGGTGTGTGGCTACGCTCCCGCCTCATGGCGCTATGCCGTAAACCTCCGCACCGCAATGGAAAACTATGCGGAAGCATGCAAGGGGGCTATTTTTGCAGGGCACAACGTCTTTTTCACGTGGTCGTTCATTGCCGAAGCGTTCCAGCAGAGCGGCATTGAAGACCCCACGGATTACCACCGTCTTGATCTCTTCTCTGTAGCGTGGGCGCACCAAAACATTCTCAACCGTCCCCGTGCCACCATGCGACTTGAAGACATTGCCAAAGCGCTCGATATAGACCCAGAGCCAAAGCCCCATAGAGCCATGCAGGGAGCCAAGCTCCAGCTCGCCATTCTGCAGAAACTCATGCGGCCGTAG
- the infC gene encoding translation initiation factor IF-3 produces the protein MQNKLRINNFIRAPEVQVITDEGKQLGVMKITDALRMSREMDLDLVEVGPNAQPPIVKIMDYGKYQYLKSRQEKKTKAKAKDQETKTVRVGFKTGTHDIETKARKTDEFLQEGHPVKVELTLRGREKALAHMGLEKLKSFLATLSQPYVTQGEPKRSPFGWVVMIQFDKKRNHGSTQQNKQTAQQQD, from the coding sequence TTGCAGAACAAACTTCGCATCAACAATTTTATCCGAGCGCCTGAAGTTCAGGTCATTACTGACGAGGGCAAGCAGCTTGGCGTCATGAAGATTACTGACGCTCTGCGCATGTCCCGCGAAATGGACCTTGATCTGGTAGAGGTTGGGCCAAACGCTCAACCCCCTATCGTGAAGATCATGGACTATGGGAAGTACCAGTACCTGAAGTCGCGCCAGGAGAAAAAGACAAAAGCTAAGGCGAAAGACCAAGAGACAAAAACGGTCCGCGTTGGCTTCAAAACGGGCACTCACGACATTGAGACCAAGGCCCGAAAGACGGACGAGTTCTTGCAAGAAGGCCACCCGGTGAAAGTAGAGCTGACCCTGCGCGGACGTGAAAAAGCGCTTGCGCACATGGGACTTGAGAAGCTCAAAAGCTTCCTTGCCACCCTCTCACAGCCCTACGTCACGCAAGGCGAACCAAAGCGTTCTCCGTTCGGCTGGGTAGTGATGATTCAGTTTGATAAGAAACGAAACCATGGCTCGACACAGCAAAACAAGCAAACCGCGCAACAGCAAGACTAA
- a CDS encoding PrsW family glutamic-type intramembrane protease, producing MHPALEAFLLVSLGLLPSLLWLAFFLRNDCHPEPKDLIARAFLMGIIISPLALAVQWVLFSFGQSLYGVGLSLTDPRFLFLSAFAEEAIKLGAVWFAILQLPEFDEPVDGMIYLITAAMGFAAMENILVMFRAAESGAGLALGTHLWFLRFAGATLLHGLASALAGYFLALAWFFSRHRTWLILTGLAAATGFHFVFNVLIAQQTGGTLFPLTGLLIFLAFLVAILFVKIRERRQRTHVQLA from the coding sequence ATGCATCCTGCACTTGAAGCTTTTCTGCTCGTTAGCCTCGGGCTCCTCCCGAGCCTTCTCTGGCTCGCGTTCTTTTTGAGAAACGACTGTCATCCAGAACCAAAAGATCTTATTGCTCGCGCCTTTCTCATGGGGATCATTATTTCTCCCCTCGCATTGGCAGTTCAGTGGGTCTTGTTTTCTTTTGGGCAGTCGCTGTACGGCGTTGGCTTAAGCCTCACCGACCCACGGTTTCTCTTCTTGAGCGCCTTTGCCGAAGAAGCGATAAAACTCGGAGCAGTCTGGTTCGCCATTCTTCAACTCCCTGAATTTGATGAGCCCGTTGATGGCATGATTTATCTCATCACCGCGGCAATGGGCTTTGCGGCGATGGAAAACATTCTGGTAATGTTCCGCGCAGCAGAGAGTGGCGCTGGACTCGCGTTAGGCACGCACCTTTGGTTTCTGCGCTTTGCTGGCGCCACGCTTCTTCATGGTCTGGCATCAGCGTTGGCGGGATACTTCCTTGCGCTTGCATGGTTCTTCTCTCGGCATCGCACGTGGCTCATCCTTACCGGCCTTGCCGCAGCGACCGGTTTTCATTTCGTCTTTAATGTGCTCATTGCACAGCAAACGGGCGGCACACTCTTCCCTCTCACCGGCCTGTTGATATTCCTCGCATTCCTTGTTGCCATACTCTTTGTTAAAATACGAGAGCGTAGACAGCGAACTCACGTGCAACTTGCATAA